Proteins encoded by one window of Pseudonocardia alni:
- a CDS encoding 8-oxoguanine deaminase has translation MQQPSAGRTAHRTAIEGAHVVTVTGEEIPGGHVVVEGERIAGVGPGPAPAGSYDRRVDARGCLLTPGLVNTHHHLYQWVTRGLAVDHTLFEWLTTLYPVWAGIDEHAVHTGATGALSALALSGCTTTTDHHYVFPREGGDVLGAEIRAAQQVGLRFHPTRGSMDLGRSAGGLPPDHVVSDRDEILAASADAVARWHDPSPGSMLRIALAPCSPFSVTPELMRDSATLARELGVRLHTHLAETDDEEAYCRERFGATPTEYVADLGWTGPDVWFAHTVHLDDDAVKTIGATGTGVAHCPTSNGRLGAGIARVRDLVDAGARVGIGVDGAASNEGTHLLEDVKHAVLFARAAGGPRALSVREALELGTLGGARVLGREDEIGSIETGKLADLALWRLDGFRHRDVADPVAALVLGTPPPLELLLVHGRPVVERDTVLTVDTDAVAAECAAVHRALVAKAG, from the coding sequence ATGCAGCAGCCGAGCGCCGGCCGGACCGCACACCGGACCGCCATCGAAGGTGCCCACGTCGTCACCGTCACCGGGGAGGAGATCCCCGGCGGGCACGTCGTCGTCGAGGGGGAACGGATCGCGGGCGTCGGGCCCGGTCCCGCCCCGGCGGGGTCCTACGACCGCCGGGTCGACGCCCGCGGCTGCCTGCTCACCCCGGGCCTGGTCAACACCCACCACCACCTCTACCAGTGGGTGACCCGCGGGCTCGCCGTCGACCACACGCTGTTCGAGTGGCTGACCACGCTGTACCCGGTGTGGGCGGGCATCGACGAGCACGCCGTGCACACCGGCGCCACCGGCGCGCTGTCCGCGCTCGCGTTGTCGGGCTGCACCACCACGACCGACCACCACTACGTCTTCCCCCGCGAGGGCGGGGACGTGCTCGGCGCCGAGATCCGCGCCGCGCAGCAGGTGGGGCTGCGGTTCCACCCGACCCGCGGCTCGATGGACCTCGGGCGCAGCGCGGGCGGGCTGCCGCCGGACCACGTCGTCTCCGACCGCGACGAGATCCTCGCCGCGTCCGCCGACGCCGTCGCCCGCTGGCACGACCCGTCGCCGGGGTCGATGCTGCGGATCGCGCTGGCCCCGTGCTCGCCGTTCTCGGTGACGCCGGAGCTGATGCGCGACTCCGCGACGCTGGCCCGCGAGCTCGGGGTACGGCTGCACACCCACCTCGCCGAGACCGACGACGAGGAGGCGTACTGCCGGGAGCGCTTCGGCGCCACCCCCACCGAGTACGTCGCCGACCTGGGCTGGACCGGGCCCGACGTGTGGTTCGCCCACACCGTGCACCTCGACGACGACGCGGTGAAGACGATCGGTGCGACCGGCACCGGCGTCGCGCACTGCCCCACCTCCAACGGCCGGCTCGGCGCGGGCATCGCGCGGGTCCGCGACCTCGTCGACGCGGGCGCCCGGGTCGGGATCGGTGTCGACGGCGCCGCCTCCAACGAGGGCACCCACCTGCTGGAGGACGTCAAGCACGCTGTCCTGTTCGCCCGCGCCGCGGGCGGCCCCCGCGCCCTGTCGGTGCGCGAGGCCCTCGAGCTCGGCACGCTCGGCGGTGCCAGGGTGCTCGGTCGCGAGGACGAGATCGGGTCGATCGAGACCGGCAAGCTCGCCGACCTCGCCCTGTGGCGGCTCGACGGGTTCCGGCACCGCGACGTCGCCGACCCGGTCGCCGCCCTCGTCCTGGGCACCCCGCCGCCGCTGGAACTGCTGCTCGTGCACGGCCGCCCGGTCGTCGAACGGGACACCGTGCTCACCGTCGACACCGACGCCGTCGCCGCCGAGTGCGCCGCCGTGCACCGCGCCCTCGTGGCCAAGGCGGGGTGA
- a CDS encoding PucR family transcriptional regulator, translating to MLLSELVARPELRLRVLHGSAADLDRSVRWVYPTDLPDPSRYLGGGELVVSGLVWRRTPADSERFVAAVARSGAAALVAGEAVFGDIPADVVDACRRHDLVLVAVPVDVSFGAVTEAVIGALSAARGDRLAHTLGRHRRLLAAFAGGAELAELAAAVSAGTGLVCRVLTAAGGLLAGPALPEAERDAVVAGFLTAGRLPVTVPAGPAGAAHLVVPAAPGTARATGWLVAAQLPPGTAQAGTDAVDAVGELAAIAALDRSRRREGAAVARPIADDALARIAADTGDRPETRVRLRQAGVEPDGTLAVVVLRASGVADPADTAHTVLLDALVGTGPAAVGVQGGDAVAVVAVPGARDAPDPVEQVLAAVHRLGPGLAGGRLSAGVSRPSAADALSGALAEAGHAAGLAAARSGPVTSVRAGEITSHVALLAGVPDDVRRGFAAQVLGPVLDHDARSGTGLLETLGVFLDESGSWNRTAARLHLHVNTVRYRIGRVAELTGRDPSSFADRVDLYLALRSR from the coding sequence ATGCTGCTCTCGGAGCTCGTCGCACGCCCGGAGCTGCGGCTGCGGGTCCTGCACGGCTCGGCGGCCGACCTGGACCGGTCCGTGCGATGGGTCTACCCGACCGACCTGCCCGACCCGTCGCGCTACCTGGGCGGCGGTGAGCTGGTCGTGTCCGGCCTGGTGTGGCGGCGGACGCCCGCGGACTCGGAGCGGTTCGTCGCGGCGGTCGCGCGGTCCGGTGCGGCGGCGCTGGTGGCCGGGGAGGCCGTGTTCGGCGACATCCCGGCCGACGTCGTCGACGCCTGCCGCCGCCACGACCTCGTGCTGGTCGCGGTGCCGGTGGACGTGTCGTTCGGCGCGGTGACCGAGGCGGTGATCGGGGCGCTGTCCGCGGCCCGCGGGGACCGGCTCGCCCACACCCTGGGCCGGCACCGGCGGCTGCTCGCCGCGTTCGCCGGCGGCGCGGAGCTGGCCGAGCTCGCCGCAGCGGTGTCGGCGGGCACCGGCCTGGTCTGCCGGGTGCTGACCGCGGCGGGCGGCCTGCTCGCCGGTCCGGCCCTGCCCGAGGCCGAGCGCGACGCCGTCGTCGCCGGGTTCCTGACCGCGGGCCGGTTGCCGGTGACCGTCCCGGCCGGGCCGGCGGGTGCGGCGCACCTGGTGGTGCCCGCGGCACCGGGGACGGCCCGGGCCACCGGCTGGCTGGTCGCGGCGCAGCTGCCGCCGGGCACGGCGCAGGCGGGGACCGACGCCGTCGACGCCGTCGGCGAGCTGGCCGCGATCGCCGCGCTGGACCGGTCCCGGCGCCGGGAGGGTGCTGCGGTGGCCCGCCCGATCGCCGACGACGCGCTGGCCCGGATCGCCGCCGACACCGGGGACCGCCCCGAGACCCGGGTGCGGCTGCGCCAGGCCGGGGTCGAGCCGGACGGGACCCTCGCCGTGGTCGTGCTGCGCGCCTCGGGCGTCGCGGACCCGGCCGACACCGCGCACACCGTGCTGCTCGACGCGCTGGTCGGCACCGGCCCGGCCGCGGTCGGCGTGCAGGGCGGCGACGCGGTCGCCGTCGTCGCGGTGCCCGGGGCCCGGGACGCCCCGGACCCGGTGGAACAGGTGCTCGCCGCGGTGCACCGGCTCGGACCGGGCCTGGCCGGCGGACGGCTCTCGGCCGGGGTGTCGCGGCCGTCGGCGGCGGACGCGCTGTCCGGTGCACTCGCCGAGGCCGGGCACGCCGCGGGGCTGGCGGCGGCCCGGTCCGGCCCGGTGACCTCGGTGCGGGCCGGGGAGATCACCTCGCACGTCGCGCTGCTGGCCGGGGTCCCCGACGACGTGCGGCGCGGCTTCGCCGCCCAGGTCCTCGGCCCGGTGCTCGACCACGACGCGCGGTCGGGCACCGGGCTGCTGGAGACCCTGGGGGTCTTCCTCGACGAGTCCGGGTCGTGGAACCGGACCGCGGCCCGGCTGCACCTGCACGTCAACACCGTCCGGTACCGGATCGGCCGGGTGGCGGAGCTGACCGGGCGCGACCCGTCGTCGTTCGCCGACCGCGTCGACCTCTACCTGGCGCTGCGCTCGCGCTGA
- a CDS encoding solute carrier family 23 protein — translation MRLRRSTSRTTDPARPVHPVDRVPPAGRLAVYGMQHVLAFYAGAVVVPILLANAIGLDERQLIHLINADLFTCGIASILQSVGIGRIGVRLPLLQGVTFTAVSPMIAIGLAAGGGTAGLTTIYGAVIVAGLVTFLAAPYVARLLRFFPPVVTGTVITVIGLALLPVAATDAVGGANAPDPGNPLYLGLALGTLAVIVLIQRLFRGFLATVAVLAGLVLGTLAAVPFGLVDLSAVGESDWVGVTTPFHFGWPQFSLAAILSMIVVMMITAVETTGDVIATGEIVDKKVGPDDVARALRADGAATTLGGVLNSFPYTCFAENVGLVRLTRVSSRWVVAAAGGFMILIGLVPKAGALVAAVPHPVLGGAALAMFATVAVVGIQTLSRVDFRDHRNVVVVGSGLGVALFVTVQPDVAQALPQWAGIVLGSGITAGSVVAIGLNLLFFHTGRRRGAAPATAGGDTVTFDRLAGADAGEFAAVLGRLFEGPTAVPGRVHARGPFTDATALRAAVQDELFAAPPEEQRALMGHYPDLGGLVGTGSAAPASARDGGTATTGAGAAALRDRAGLALLDGDDRAELGRLAAAYRERFGFPLIVCLRDAGDRGALLATARRRLTHPPAQEHAAALVAVATVAGHRFDDLVSG, via the coding sequence ATGCGCCTGCGCCGATCCACCAGCCGAACCACCGATCCCGCCCGCCCCGTCCACCCGGTCGACCGGGTGCCGCCCGCCGGACGGCTCGCCGTCTACGGCATGCAGCACGTGCTGGCGTTCTACGCCGGCGCCGTCGTCGTGCCGATCCTGCTCGCCAACGCCATCGGTCTCGACGAGCGCCAGCTCATCCACCTGATCAACGCCGACCTGTTCACCTGCGGCATCGCCTCGATCCTGCAGTCGGTCGGGATCGGCCGGATCGGGGTGCGGCTGCCGCTGCTGCAGGGCGTCACGTTCACCGCGGTCTCGCCGATGATCGCGATCGGGCTGGCCGCGGGTGGTGGCACCGCCGGGCTCACCACCATCTACGGCGCGGTGATCGTCGCCGGGCTGGTGACCTTCCTCGCCGCGCCCTACGTCGCGCGGCTGCTGCGCTTCTTCCCGCCGGTCGTCACCGGCACGGTGATCACCGTGATCGGGCTGGCGCTGCTGCCGGTCGCCGCGACCGACGCCGTCGGCGGCGCGAACGCCCCCGACCCCGGGAACCCGCTGTACCTCGGGCTCGCCCTCGGCACGCTCGCGGTGATCGTGCTGATCCAGCGGCTGTTCCGCGGTTTCCTCGCCACCGTCGCGGTGCTCGCCGGGCTCGTGCTCGGGACGCTGGCCGCGGTGCCGTTCGGTCTGGTCGACCTGTCCGCGGTGGGGGAGTCGGACTGGGTCGGGGTCACCACGCCGTTCCACTTCGGCTGGCCGCAGTTCTCGCTCGCCGCGATCCTGTCGATGATCGTCGTCATGATGATCACCGCGGTCGAGACGACCGGTGACGTGATCGCCACCGGCGAGATCGTGGACAAGAAGGTCGGGCCGGACGACGTCGCCCGCGCCCTGCGCGCCGACGGCGCCGCCACCACCCTGGGCGGTGTCCTCAACTCCTTCCCCTACACCTGCTTCGCCGAGAACGTCGGCCTCGTCCGGCTCACCCGGGTCTCCAGCCGCTGGGTGGTCGCCGCCGCGGGCGGTTTCATGATCCTCATCGGGCTGGTGCCGAAGGCCGGGGCGCTGGTCGCGGCCGTGCCGCACCCGGTGCTGGGCGGGGCGGCGCTGGCGATGTTCGCGACCGTCGCCGTCGTCGGGATCCAGACGCTGTCGCGGGTCGACTTCCGCGACCACCGCAACGTCGTCGTGGTCGGGTCCGGGCTCGGGGTCGCGCTGTTCGTGACCGTGCAGCCGGACGTGGCGCAGGCTCTGCCACAGTGGGCGGGCATCGTGCTCGGCTCCGGGATCACCGCGGGCAGCGTCGTCGCGATCGGGCTCAACCTGCTGTTCTTCCACACCGGGCGCCGCCGCGGCGCCGCCCCCGCGACGGCCGGCGGGGACACCGTGACCTTCGACCGGCTCGCCGGCGCCGACGCCGGGGAGTTCGCCGCGGTCCTCGGGCGGCTGTTCGAGGGCCCGACCGCGGTGCCCGGGCGGGTGCACGCCCGCGGCCCCTTCACCGACGCCACGGCGCTGCGCGCCGCGGTGCAGGACGAGCTGTTCGCCGCGCCGCCCGAGGAGCAGCGGGCGCTGATGGGCCACTACCCCGATCTGGGCGGTCTGGTGGGCACCGGCTCCGCCGCGCCGGCGTCCGCCCGCGACGGGGGCACCGCGACCACGGGCGCCGGCGCGGCGGCACTGCGCGACCGGGCCGGTCTGGCCCTGCTCGACGGCGACGACCGCGCCGAGCTCGGCCGGCTCGCCGCGGCCTACCGGGAGCGGTTCGGGTTCCCGCTGATCGTGTGCCTGCGCGACGCCGGGGACCGCGGCGCCCTGCTCGCGACCGCGCGGCGCCGGCTCACCCACCCGCCGGCGCAGGAGCACGCGGCGGCGCTCGTCGCCGTCGCGACCGTCGCCGGGCACCGCTTCGACGACCTCGTGTCCGGCTGA
- a CDS encoding urease subunit gamma translates to MHLSPSERDKLLVHVAADVARRRRERGLRMNYPESVALITEHVLEGARDGRTVSELMSSGREVLTRDDVLDGVPEMLDSVQVEATFPDGTKLVTVHGPIA, encoded by the coding sequence ATGCACCTCAGCCCGAGCGAGCGCGACAAGCTCCTCGTCCACGTCGCCGCCGACGTCGCCCGCAGGCGTCGCGAGCGGGGTCTGCGGATGAACTACCCGGAGTCGGTCGCGCTGATCACCGAGCACGTCCTGGAGGGCGCCCGCGACGGCCGCACCGTCAGCGAGCTGATGAGCAGCGGCCGGGAGGTCCTGACCCGCGACGACGTCCTCGACGGCGTCCCGGAGATGCTCGACTCGGTGCAGGTGGAGGCCACCTTCCCGGACGGCACGAAGCTCGTCACCGTGCACGGGCCGATCGCATGA
- a CDS encoding urease subunit beta, with product MTPGEILVGTEPVELHPGRPRLTLTVVNAADRPVQVGSHYHFAAANPGLSFDRDAAWGHRLDVPAGTSVRFEPGVEREVTLVPIAGARRVPGLRAERAGALDERSYEQ from the coding sequence ATGACGCCCGGCGAGATCCTCGTCGGCACCGAGCCGGTCGAGCTGCACCCCGGCCGCCCCCGGCTGACGCTGACCGTGGTCAACGCCGCGGACCGCCCGGTGCAGGTCGGGTCGCACTACCACTTCGCCGCTGCGAACCCCGGACTGTCCTTCGACCGCGACGCCGCGTGGGGACACCGGCTTGACGTCCCCGCCGGGACGTCGGTGCGGTTCGAGCCCGGTGTGGAGCGCGAGGTGACGCTGGTGCCGATCGCCGGGGCGCGCCGGGTCCCCGGTCTGCGTGCGGAACGGGCCGGCGCCCTCGACGAGCGGAGCTACGAGCAGTGA
- a CDS encoding urease subunit alpha, with translation MTIDRARYADLYGPTVGDRVRLADTNLLIEVTEDRSRGPASGDEVMFGGGKVIRESMGQAAVAAADCPDLVITGAVVLDHWGVVKADVGVKGGRIVGIGKAGNPDTMDGVDPALVIGPGTEVLAGNGRILTAGAIDAHVHFICPQLVETALASGVTTLFGGGTGPVDGSKATTVTPGPWNIGRMLQAMDHQPVNLLLMGKGNTVSAEALHEQLRAGAGGFKLHEDWGTTPAAIDACLRVCEETGVQAAIHTDTLNEAGFLQSTLAAIAGRSINAFHTEGAGGGHAPDIIEVVGTSHVLPSSTNPTRPHTVNTLDEHLDMLMVCHHLNPSVPEDLAFAESRIRPTTIAAEDVLHDLGAISMMSSDSQAMGRIGEVVIRTWQTAHVMKAARGPLPGDSERADNLRAQRYVAKYTINPALAHGAAEHVGSVEVGKLADLVLWEPKFFGVRPEVVLKGGFAVWAQMGDANASIPTPGPVYGRPMFGYAHTPAALGSLTFMAPSALEAGVPERLGLATPAVPVADTRSVRKAGMLRNDATPDVRVDPDSFEVTIDGAVVEPAPVSELPMAQRYFLF, from the coding sequence GTGACCATCGACCGCGCGCGCTACGCCGACCTGTACGGCCCGACCGTCGGGGACCGGGTCCGGCTCGCCGACACGAACCTGCTGATCGAGGTCACCGAGGATCGCTCGCGCGGCCCGGCGTCCGGCGACGAGGTCATGTTCGGCGGCGGCAAGGTGATCCGGGAGTCGATGGGGCAGGCCGCCGTCGCGGCCGCGGACTGCCCGGACCTGGTGATCACCGGCGCCGTCGTGCTGGACCACTGGGGCGTGGTGAAGGCCGACGTGGGCGTCAAGGGCGGCCGGATCGTCGGCATCGGCAAGGCCGGCAACCCCGACACGATGGACGGGGTCGACCCGGCGCTGGTAATCGGGCCCGGCACCGAGGTCCTGGCCGGCAACGGCCGCATCCTCACCGCCGGTGCGATCGACGCGCACGTGCACTTCATCTGCCCGCAGCTGGTCGAGACCGCACTCGCGTCCGGGGTCACGACGCTGTTCGGCGGCGGCACCGGCCCGGTCGACGGGTCGAAGGCCACCACCGTCACGCCCGGCCCCTGGAACATCGGCCGGATGCTGCAGGCGATGGACCACCAGCCGGTGAACCTGCTGCTGATGGGCAAGGGCAACACGGTCTCGGCCGAGGCGCTGCACGAGCAGCTGCGCGCCGGGGCGGGCGGGTTCAAGCTGCACGAGGACTGGGGCACCACCCCGGCGGCGATCGACGCCTGCCTGCGGGTGTGCGAGGAGACCGGCGTGCAGGCCGCGATCCACACCGACACCCTCAACGAGGCCGGGTTCCTGCAGTCCACACTGGCCGCGATCGCCGGGCGCTCGATCAACGCCTTCCACACCGAGGGCGCCGGCGGCGGGCACGCCCCGGACATCATCGAGGTCGTCGGCACCTCGCACGTGCTGCCGTCGTCGACGAACCCGACCCGCCCGCACACCGTGAACACCCTCGACGAGCACCTCGACATGCTCATGGTGTGCCACCACCTGAACCCGTCGGTGCCCGAGGACCTGGCCTTCGCCGAGTCCCGCATCCGCCCGACGACGATCGCCGCCGAGGACGTGCTGCACGACCTGGGCGCGATCTCGATGATGTCGAGCGACTCGCAGGCGATGGGCCGGATCGGCGAGGTCGTCATCCGGACCTGGCAGACCGCGCACGTCATGAAGGCCGCCCGCGGCCCGCTGCCCGGTGACTCCGAGCGGGCGGACAACCTGCGTGCGCAGCGCTACGTCGCCAAGTACACGATCAACCCCGCACTCGCCCACGGCGCCGCCGAGCACGTCGGGTCGGTCGAAGTCGGCAAGCTCGCCGACCTGGTGCTGTGGGAGCCGAAGTTCTTCGGGGTGCGCCCCGAGGTCGTCCTCAAGGGCGGGTTCGCCGTGTGGGCGCAGATGGGCGACGCGAACGCCTCCATCCCCACGCCCGGCCCGGTCTACGGACGCCCGATGTTCGGCTACGCCCACACCCCCGCCGCGCTCGGCTCGCTCACCTTCATGGCGCCGTCGGCGCTGGAGGCGGGCGTTCCCGAGCGGCTCGGGCTGGCGACGCCCGCGGTGCCGGTGGCCGACACCCGCTCGGTGCGCAAGGCCGGGATGCTGCGCAACGACGCCACCCCGGACGTGCGCGTCGACCCGGACTCGTTCGAGGTGACGATCGACGGCGCCGTCGTCGAGCCCGCGCCGGTGAGCGAGCTGCCGATGGCGCAGCGGTACTTCCTGTTCTGA
- a CDS encoding urease accessory protein UreF: MAGLASLVLADARFPGGGHVHSGGLEEAAERGLVTDVASLHAFLRARLRTAGRVAACAAAAAAHPAGRDRLGALDAALDARTPSLAQREASRVQGKAALRAARAAWPSPELDTLVAVDRRPHHPLIVGVVVGVAGESPSDAARCVGYLAVSGPASAAVRLLGLDPFAVNAALVALDDDLAVVVDEAADLAVGDPADLPAPGAPVLDLMAESHVHHHRERVRLFAS, from the coding sequence ATGGCGGGTCTCGCGTCACTGGTGCTCGCCGACGCCCGGTTCCCCGGCGGCGGGCACGTGCACTCCGGCGGGCTGGAGGAGGCCGCCGAGCGGGGGCTGGTCACCGACGTCGCGTCGCTGCACGCGTTCCTGCGGGCGCGGCTGCGCACCGCGGGCCGGGTCGCGGCCTGCGCCGCCGCGGCCGCCGCGCACCCCGCGGGCCGGGACCGGCTCGGGGCGCTGGACGCGGCACTCGACGCGCGCACGCCGTCGCTCGCGCAGCGCGAGGCGTCGCGGGTGCAGGGGAAGGCCGCCCTGCGCGCGGCGCGGGCGGCGTGGCCGTCGCCGGAGCTCGACACGCTCGTCGCGGTCGACCGGCGCCCGCACCATCCGCTGATCGTCGGCGTCGTCGTCGGCGTCGCCGGGGAGTCCCCGTCCGACGCGGCCCGCTGCGTCGGCTACCTCGCCGTCTCCGGGCCCGCGTCGGCGGCGGTCCGGCTGCTCGGGCTGGACCCGTTCGCCGTCAACGCCGCGCTCGTCGCCCTGGACGACGACCTGGCCGTCGTCGTCGACGAGGCCGCGGACCTCGCGGTGGGCGACCCCGCCGACCTCCCGGCGCCCGGCGCGCCGGTCCTCGACCTCATGGCCGAGTCCCACGTCCACCACCACCGCGAGAGGGTGCGTCTCTTTGCCTCCTGA
- the ureG gene encoding urease accessory protein UreG — protein sequence MPPEQSPPTGQTGQTGHGHGHVISFDPTVTDHDHHAPVPAGGRSVRIGIGGPVGSGKTALVAALARSLGERVRLAVVTNDIYTTEDADFLRRNAVLPPERVEAVQTGCCPHTAIRDDITANLDAVELLEERFGDLDLVLVESGGDNLTAVFSRGLVDRQIFVVDVAGGDKVPRKGGPGVTTADLLVINKTDLAPLVGADLGVMTGDAARIRGELPVIAQSLVEDPGAGDVGAWVLEQVAAVRASV from the coding sequence TTGCCTCCTGAACAGAGCCCGCCGACCGGGCAGACCGGGCAGACCGGGCACGGCCACGGTCATGTGATCAGCTTCGACCCGACGGTCACCGACCACGACCACCACGCACCGGTCCCGGCCGGCGGGCGCTCGGTGCGGATCGGGATCGGCGGGCCGGTCGGGTCGGGCAAGACGGCGCTGGTCGCGGCGCTGGCCCGCAGCCTCGGCGAGCGGGTCCGCCTGGCCGTGGTCACCAACGACATCTACACCACCGAGGACGCGGACTTCCTGCGCCGCAACGCCGTGCTGCCGCCGGAGCGGGTCGAGGCCGTGCAGACCGGCTGCTGCCCGCACACCGCGATCCGCGACGACATCACCGCCAACCTCGACGCCGTCGAGCTGCTGGAGGAGCGCTTCGGCGACCTGGACCTGGTGCTCGTGGAGTCCGGCGGGGACAACCTCACCGCGGTGTTCTCCCGCGGCCTGGTGGACCGGCAGATCTTCGTCGTCGACGTCGCGGGCGGGGACAAGGTGCCCCGCAAGGGCGGCCCCGGCGTCACCACCGCGGACCTGCTCGTGATCAACAAGACCGACCTGGCGCCGCTGGTCGGCGCCGACCTCGGGGTCATGACCGGCGACGCCGCGCGCATCCGCGGGGAGCTGCCGGTGATCGCGCAGTCGCTGGTCGAGGACCCGGGCGCCGGCGACGTCGGCGCCTGGGTGCTCGAGCAGGTCGCCGCGGTCCGGGCGAGCGTCTGA
- a CDS encoding urease accessory protein UreD gives MLACAELVVVARDGRSVVTTLRAQSPLALVPRRGVTGASRSDAVVHLVGSASTPLAGDDVTLTVTVGAGAHLTLTGVAAAVALPGGRSADRAARPSRTVLRCSVGDGGSLTYLPEPTVVTGRAHHETVLDVVLAPTAALRARDLLVAGRTGERPGRCRGTVRVTECSAGGSGAGGSGASGNGASGNGAAPGRPLLVQTQEIGDPLLDASPAHLAGHRVLGTEVLVGPAREQVLATCGDGWSLSPLPGRGALATAVAHDAVTAARRLAEAVRAAR, from the coding sequence GTGCTGGCCTGCGCGGAGCTCGTGGTCGTCGCGCGGGACGGCCGCTCGGTCGTCACCACGCTGCGGGCGCAGTCCCCGCTGGCCCTGGTCCCCCGTCGTGGCGTCACCGGTGCGAGCCGGTCCGACGCCGTCGTGCACCTGGTGGGGTCGGCCTCGACCCCGCTGGCCGGCGACGACGTCACCCTCACCGTGACCGTCGGCGCGGGGGCGCACCTGACCCTGACCGGGGTCGCGGCGGCCGTCGCCCTGCCGGGTGGCCGCAGTGCCGACCGCGCGGCCCGGCCGAGCCGGACCGTGCTGCGCTGCAGCGTCGGCGACGGCGGGTCGCTGACCTACCTACCGGAGCCGACCGTGGTGACCGGGCGGGCCCACCACGAGACCGTGCTCGACGTGGTGCTCGCCCCGACCGCCGCGCTGCGCGCCCGGGACCTGCTGGTTGCGGGCCGCACCGGGGAGCGGCCGGGCCGCTGCCGCGGGACCGTCCGGGTCACCGAGTGCAGTGCCGGCGGGAGCGGTGCCGGCGGGAGCGGTGCCTCCGGGAACGGTGCCTCCGGGAACGGTGCCGCGCCCGGCCGGCCGCTGCTGGTGCAGACCCAGGAGATCGGCGACCCGCTGCTCGACGCCTCCCCCGCCCACCTCGCCGGGCACCGGGTCCTGGGCACCGAGGTCCTGGTCGGGCCCGCCCGCGAGCAGGTCCTCGCGACCTGCGGGGACGGGTGGAGCCTGTCCCCGCTGCCCGGGCGCGGGGCGCTCGCGACGGCCGTCGCGCACGACGCCGTCACCGCCGCCCGCCGCCTCGCCGAGGCCGTGCGCGCCGCCCGGTGA